A portion of the Tiliqua scincoides isolate rTilSci1 chromosome 3, rTilSci1.hap2, whole genome shotgun sequence genome contains these proteins:
- the TTC14 gene encoding tetratricopeptide repeat protein 14 isoform X2: MERDLVRQALGLHGPSLLSLLRTEQHENPDFRGLLPPAGPGLEAPPPARKERGIDNIEIQHFIAKKADLLFSHSWKTNVPATTETSEENEDYYAIMPPLEQFMDIPSAERRELFFRDVERGDIVIGRISSIREFGFFMVLFCLRSGVVRDIADLEITALCPLRDVPSHSSHGDPLSYYQTGDLIQAAIKDIDRYHEKITVSLHTSALSPSLASTKLGVISSEELPLHYRRSVEIASGLETYEKVLHHSLGFANPAVVEFLVSKLGLSESNPPSLMRGLQSKNFNEEDFATALRKKQSASWALKCVKVGVDYFKEGRHVDAMNEYNKALEIDAQNVEALVARGALYATKGSLNKAIDDFEVALENCPTHRNARKYLCQTLVERGGQLEEEDKFLNAESYYKKALNIDETFQEAEDALVKLRRQMQKSLEMREKQAAKEERQKEKKIETSAEKLRKLLKEEKRYLISLSKEASGT, encoded by the exons atgGAGCGGGACCTGGTCCGCCAGGCGCTCGGCCTCCACGGGCCCAGCCTGCTCTCCCTGCTGCGCACGGAGCAGCATGAGAACCCCGACTTCCGAGGCCTCCTGCCGCCCGCCGGGCCAGGCCTGGAAGCTCCACCGCCCGCCAG GAAAGAGAGAGGGATAGATAATATTGAGATACAACACTTCATAGCAAAAAAGGCTGATCTCCTTTTCTCTCACTCTTGGAAAACAAATGTACCAGCGACAACAGAAACAAGTGAAGAGAATGAAG ATTATTATGCTATTATGCCACCTTTGGAGCAGTTCATGGATATTCCCAGTGCAGAGAGGAGAGAGCTGTTTTTCCGAGACGTTGAACGTGGGGATATAGTGATTGGAAGGATTAGTTCTATTCGGGAATTTGGTTTTTTCATGGTGCTGTTCTGCCTGCGAAGTGGTGTTGTACGAGACATCGCAGATTTGGAAATCACT GCTCTCTGTCCACTGAGAGATGTGCCTTCACATAGCAGCCATGGTGATCCTTTATCATACTACCAAACTGGTGACCTTATCCAAG CTGCAATCAAGGATATTGATCGCTACCATGAAAAGATCACAGTGTCCCTGCACACCTCTGCTCTTTCTCCCAGCCTAGCAAGTACCAAATTAGGAGTAATCAGTTCAGAAGAGTTGCCTCTACACTATAG GAGGAGTGTTGAAATAGCCAGTGGTTTAGAAACATATGAAAAAGTTTTGCACCATTCTTTGGGCTTTGCCAATCCAGCAGTGGTTGAGTTTCTAGTGAGCAAACTAGGACTGAGTGAATCCAATCCACCATCCTTAATGAGAGGATTACAAAG CAAAAACTTCAATGAAGAAGATTTTGCCACTGCATTGAGGAAAAAACAGTCTGCCTCTTGGGCCTTAAAATG TGTAAAGGTTGGAGTTGATTATTTTAAAGAGGGCCGCCATGTGGATGCTATGAATGAGTACAACAAGGCACTGGAAATAGATGCACAAAACGTTGAAGCCTTAGTAGCCCGTGGGGCACT GTATGCAACAAAAGGAAGCTTAAATAAAGCAATTGATGATTTTGAAGTTGCTTTAGAAAACTGTCCAACTCATAGGAATGCAAGGAAATACCTTTGTCAAACGCTTGTTGAACGGGGAGGCCA GTTGGAAGAGGAAGATAAGTTCTTAAATGCAGAGAGTTACTACAAGAAGGCTTTAAATATAGACGAGACATTTCAAGAAGCCGAGGATGCCTTGGTGAAACTTCGTAGGCAGATGCAG aaatctctgGAAATGAGAGAAAAACAAGCTGCAAaagaagaaagacagaaagagaagaaaatagaAACGAGTGCAGAAAAATTGCGTAAGctcttaaaagaagaaaaaag GTATTTAATTTCTCTTTCTAAAGAGGCTTCGGGAACATGA
- the TTC14 gene encoding tetratricopeptide repeat protein 14 isoform X1, whose amino-acid sequence MERDLVRQALGLHGPSLLSLLRTEQHENPDFRGLLPPAGPGLEAPPPARKERGIDNIEIQHFIAKKADLLFSHSWKTNVPATTETSEENEDYYAIMPPLEQFMDIPSAERRELFFRDVERGDIVIGRISSIREFGFFMVLFCLRSGVVRDIADLEITALCPLRDVPSHSSHGDPLSYYQTGDLIQAAIKDIDRYHEKITVSLHTSALSPSLASTKLGVISSEELPLHYRRSVEIASGLETYEKVLHHSLGFANPAVVEFLVSKLGLSESNPPSLMRGLQSKNFNEEDFATALRKKQSASWALKCVKVGVDYFKEGRHVDAMNEYNKALEIDAQNVEALVARGALYATKGSLNKAIDDFEVALENCPTHRNARKYLCQTLVERGGQLEEEDKFLNAESYYKKALNIDETFQEAEDALVKLRRQMQKSLEMREKQAAKEERQKEKKIETSAEKLRKLLKEEKRLKKKRKKSTSSSSSSCDSSSDESASSSDHKKRKKRNRNRSESSYSSKKGTSRSSVHPSRKDDCYSPPANTSASFLNQKHEMEKLLEGQDRLVYQKPEVRDRDRYYCLSRNSADDEDTCGGRSEDSRDSYSISKSRANNSKTEKQGKVDKIFSDRDSEGSYHRKSGDNKTYYSGKLEKVGRKDHYQKHSPSQTKYSTSPAGSDYSTKSAEHYKRYTSRWLNESSRYMADNKHELAWSKSESEPKSREGKSSKTKDLEEETMLNGKEQSESGARKKLPQNLLNIFNQIAEFEREKGSKQKNQ is encoded by the exons atgGAGCGGGACCTGGTCCGCCAGGCGCTCGGCCTCCACGGGCCCAGCCTGCTCTCCCTGCTGCGCACGGAGCAGCATGAGAACCCCGACTTCCGAGGCCTCCTGCCGCCCGCCGGGCCAGGCCTGGAAGCTCCACCGCCCGCCAG GAAAGAGAGAGGGATAGATAATATTGAGATACAACACTTCATAGCAAAAAAGGCTGATCTCCTTTTCTCTCACTCTTGGAAAACAAATGTACCAGCGACAACAGAAACAAGTGAAGAGAATGAAG ATTATTATGCTATTATGCCACCTTTGGAGCAGTTCATGGATATTCCCAGTGCAGAGAGGAGAGAGCTGTTTTTCCGAGACGTTGAACGTGGGGATATAGTGATTGGAAGGATTAGTTCTATTCGGGAATTTGGTTTTTTCATGGTGCTGTTCTGCCTGCGAAGTGGTGTTGTACGAGACATCGCAGATTTGGAAATCACT GCTCTCTGTCCACTGAGAGATGTGCCTTCACATAGCAGCCATGGTGATCCTTTATCATACTACCAAACTGGTGACCTTATCCAAG CTGCAATCAAGGATATTGATCGCTACCATGAAAAGATCACAGTGTCCCTGCACACCTCTGCTCTTTCTCCCAGCCTAGCAAGTACCAAATTAGGAGTAATCAGTTCAGAAGAGTTGCCTCTACACTATAG GAGGAGTGTTGAAATAGCCAGTGGTTTAGAAACATATGAAAAAGTTTTGCACCATTCTTTGGGCTTTGCCAATCCAGCAGTGGTTGAGTTTCTAGTGAGCAAACTAGGACTGAGTGAATCCAATCCACCATCCTTAATGAGAGGATTACAAAG CAAAAACTTCAATGAAGAAGATTTTGCCACTGCATTGAGGAAAAAACAGTCTGCCTCTTGGGCCTTAAAATG TGTAAAGGTTGGAGTTGATTATTTTAAAGAGGGCCGCCATGTGGATGCTATGAATGAGTACAACAAGGCACTGGAAATAGATGCACAAAACGTTGAAGCCTTAGTAGCCCGTGGGGCACT GTATGCAACAAAAGGAAGCTTAAATAAAGCAATTGATGATTTTGAAGTTGCTTTAGAAAACTGTCCAACTCATAGGAATGCAAGGAAATACCTTTGTCAAACGCTTGTTGAACGGGGAGGCCA GTTGGAAGAGGAAGATAAGTTCTTAAATGCAGAGAGTTACTACAAGAAGGCTTTAAATATAGACGAGACATTTCAAGAAGCCGAGGATGCCTTGGTGAAACTTCGTAGGCAGATGCAG aaatctctgGAAATGAGAGAAAAACAAGCTGCAAaagaagaaagacagaaagagaagaaaatagaAACGAGTGCAGAAAAATTGCGTAAGctcttaaaagaagaaaaaag gctgaagaagaaaagaaaaaagtcaacttcttcctcctcttcctcctgtgaTTCTTCATCTGATGAATCTGCTTCCTCCTCTGACCACAAAAAGCGCAAGAAAAGGAATCGGAACCGGTCCGAATCCTCATATAGCTCTAAAAAAGGCACATCGAGGAGTTCTGTCCATCCAAGTAGGAAAGATGACTGCTACTCTCCTCCAGCCAATACCTCTGCTTCCTTCCTTAATCAGAAACATGAAATGGAAAAACTGCTGGAAGGGCAGGACAGATTAGTTTATCAAAAGCCTGAGGTAAGAGACAGAGATAGATATTACTGTTTGTCAAGGAATTCTGCTGATGATGAAGACACTTGTGGAGGTAGGTCTGAAGACTCCAGAGATTCCTATAGTATTTCCAAGTCTCGGGCAAACAATAGCAAAACAGAAAAACAGGGTAAAGTGGACAAGATTTTCTCGGATAGGGATAGTGAGGGATCTTACCACAGAAAGTCTGGAGACAACAAGACATACTATTCAGGAAAGTTAGAAAAAGTGGGGAGGAAGGATCATTATCAAAAGCACAGCCCAAGCCAAACAAAATATTCCACATCTCCTGCAGGGTCTGATTACTCAACCAAATCAGCTGAACACTACAAACGATACACCAGCCGCTGGCTAAATGAGTCCAGTAGGTACATGGCTGACAACAAACATGAATTGGCATGGAGTAAAAGCGAAAGTGAACCCAAGAGCAGGGAAGGGAAAAGCTCAAAAACCAAGGATCTAGAGGAGGAAACTATGCTTAATGGGAAAGAACAATCAGAAAGTGGTGCTAGGAAAAAACTGCCTCAGAACCTCCTCAACATATTCAATCAGATTGCTGAatttgagagagaaaaaggaagcaagcagaaAAACCAATAA